The sequence TTAAGCTCAGGGGCAAAAGGGTGTTTAAAATGGCACCAATACACCATCATTTTGAGTTGCTTGGTTGGAAAGAAACAAAAGTGGTTGCAGTATTTTGGTCTGTAACTTTGATTTTATGCTTATTAGGATTTTTAGTAATGGGTCTCAGGTTTTTATAAAGACTATTATTAAGCTTTAATTGAGTCTTTTGGAGGATATTGATGAAATCGAAAAAACCTTTTGATTTCTGGATTTTTATGACAGTAATTATTTTACTGGCTTTAGGAACGATAATGGTGTTTAGTGCAAGTGCTCCATCAGCTTATAACTATGAGAATGATGCATACTATTTTCTGAAAAAGCAGTTGTTTGTATTGCCACCAGGTCTTTTTGCCATGTTTTTCATGATGAATTTCGACTACAGAAAACTGGGCAAATTATCACCGATAATTTTGGTGACATGTATAATATTCATACTGCTTGTTCCCTTGCCTGGAGTGGGGATGACAATCAATGGTGCGAGAAGATGGATTAATTTGCGTTTTACCAGCTTTCAGCCGTCAGAGTTTGCAAAGCTGGCAGTTATACTGTTTTTTTCATACAGCCTTTCAAAAAGAAAGGATCAGTTGCAGTCATTTTTCAAAGGTTTACTGCCGTATCTCTTTTTAATAGGGGTATTTGCAGCTATGCTTTTACTGCTTCAAAAACATTTGAGCGGTACTCTGGTAATTGTTATGATTGCTTGTGTTATACTCTTTAGTGCGGGGGCAAAGATCAGTCACTTTGTTATGCTCACAGTTCCGGCAGTTTGTGGAGTAGCAGTTGCAATTATTATCGAGCCATTTAGAATGCAGAGACTGTACGCATTTCTCGATCCATTCAAATATAAACAGGACGAGGGCTGGCAGGCAATTAATTCACTCTATGCTATCGGGTCAGGAGGCTTGTTTGGTAAAGGCCTTGGAAAGAGTATGCAGAAGTATCTATACCTACCGGAGCCGCACAACGATTTCATACTTTCTGTTTTAGCAGAAGAACTGGGTTTTATAGGTGTGGTTGTTGTACTTACATTATTCCTGATTTTCATATGGAGGGGTATTAAAGTATCGATAAATGCACCGGATGTTTTTGGAAGTCTTACTGCTATCGGAATTACATCACTTATTGCTGTCCAAGTGATAATAAATGTTGCTGTTGTTACATCATCTATGCCAACAACAGGAATGCCGCTGCCATTTTTCAGCTATGGGGGAACAAACCTTTTGTTTTTCATGTGTGAAGTAGGGATACTGCTGAATATTTCCAGATATGCAAACTATGAAAGAATATAAACTAATTGAGGTGAGAATTCTTGAAAGTATTAATAGCCGGTGGCGGAACTGCAGGACATATTAATCCGGGGATAGCCATAGCAAAATATATAAAGCAAAAGAATCCCGATGCAGATATTGTATTTGTGGGTACACAGAAAGGGCTTGAAACAAAGCTGGTTCCCCGTGAGGGATTCGAGCTTAGGCTCATAACGGTAAGGGGTTTCAGAAGGAAGCTTTCTTCCGATACTTTCCTTGCAGTAAAAGAGCTTTTTCAGGGGATTTTTGAAGCGAGGAGAATAATAAAAGGCTATAAACCGGATATTGTAATCGGTACAGGAGGGTATGTTTGCGGTCCTGTTGTTTTTAATGCTTCCAGAATGAAAATTCCTACTCTAATACATGAACAGAATGCATACCCGGGTGTGACAAACAGGATACTTTCCAGGTTTGCTGATGCAGTAGCAATAAGCTTCAAGGAATCAAAAGAGTTTTTCAAAAAAGCCAAAATGCTTGTGCTGACAGGAAATCCTGTAAGGAGTGAAATGCTTGAGGCAGATAGGATAAAAGCCAGAAAAAAACTGGATATAGCTTTGGAACAACCGACAGTAGTCATTATGGGCGGAAGCAGGGGCGCAGAAAAAATTAATGAATCTGTAGTTGAAATGGCTGTTAAGTATCTAGGTGATGAGGACTATAAAATTATTTTTGCCACTGGAGAAGCTCAGTATGAGAAAATAAAGGCAAAAATGGGTGATAAAATTCCAAAATCAATTGAATTGGTACCATATATTTATGATATGGCAAATGTAATGGCTGCTGCAGATCTCGTCATTTGTCGTGCAGGTGCTATTACAACAAGTGAGCTTACAGTTATGGGGATACCTTCAATACTGGTTCCTTCGCCATATGTTACAGCAAACCATCAGGAGCATAACGCAAGAGCATTGGAAGAGCAGGGGGCTTCAGTAGTTATACTTGAAAAAGACTTAAATGGAAATATACTGTACAATCAGATGATAAGCCTGCTAAAAGATAAGGAACAACTGGCAAAAATGTCACGAAACAGTAAGAAAACCGGTATTTCAAATGCGACAGAAAAAATATACTCAATGCTGTCAGAAATCATAAAGAAGAAAATATAAAATATATTTATGTTAGCAAAAGAGAACTCTTTATGTGTAACCCCCAAGTATTAGTTTTTGCCTAATATTTCGTGTGTACTTCAAATGTGGTTGGAACCCTGTCCTGGCGGATAATATAGTTGTGGAAGTTCAATTTATACTAGATGTGTTTTATTGGTGAAAAAATAGGTAAAGTATCAGTAAACTGAACGTTATTATCTGGTCACTATTTTGCTTTTATGTCTGAATGAAAAGGATCAACCAAAGAATAAGAGGCTCGGTTTGTCGCCCTGCCCGAAAAAGAAATTAACCACAGATAGCGAGGGATTTTATGGAGTCAGACAATATTTTGTCTCAAATAATCTCTTTATTTTCAGCAGAGGATAAGGCTATTGCTATATTTAGCGGTGCTTTCGGTTATCAATAGATGCTTCATAAAAAACACCACATTCAGTTTGAACCGACCCCCAAAAGTTAGACCTAAAATCTAACGATTGGAGGTTGGTTTTTTATTTATTAAGTTGTTTTTATGATTAAGCGTTATAATCCTTAATTTCAAAATCCTGAATCTTACTGAATATTATGTAGTCTATCCTGTTAAGAAAAGGCTTAACATTATAATTCTTTTTAATTGGAAAATATGATTTTGTTCCAGCAACTCCATTTTCCTTATTGTCATACCAATTCAAGAATGCATCTATTTCAGCAGCAGACATGTCATACTCTTTTACGATTCCATTTGTCATTGTAATAACAAGGATTGCACGATTACCCTTGTTCGTCGGTGTGACACTTATTACATTAGAATTGGGACTTTCTCCTCCACTATTTACAGCTGTAACAACATAATAGTACGTTGTATCGTTTGTAACCGTTGTATCAGTATAGTTTGTGGTTGTGCTTGTTCCTATAGTAGTAAATTGCCCACTCGCTGATAGTGAACGCTTAATATTGTAACTTGTAGCTCCTGTTGATGCTGTCCATGAGAGATCAACTTTTGAGTTGCTGCCAACTGCTGTAAGGTTTGTGGGTGCATTGGGTGTTTGGATCTGTGATTCCATCATTTCCCACTCTGTAATAATTACATAATTATAGTTCCATGTAGCTGTGACATATATTCTATAAAATCTATATGCAGTTGAAGGTGCATTAAACTCGAATGTTTGCCATGTGTTAACTTGATCTGTATTATTTGTTTTACTATATATATCTACCCAAGTTCCATTTTCTCCGTTTGTTGAGTCATTAGAAGCTTGCAGTTTAAAATCCTTCAGATTTCCTCCATAGCCTGGCGCTCCTGATAATAAATTAAGTTTTGAAATTTTCTTTGAATTAGTAGCTCCAAAGTCAATGGCAATCCACTGGCTTTGACCTGCATTACTATGCCACCAACCACCTGACGCTGGATCAGCTACAAATAATGTGTAATCATTATCCGATGCATGATTTGCGGCTCCGCCTATAGTACTACTTGCGTAATGTGCATATGCTGAATTAGTTAAGTCATTTGCATCATATGCGTAAGCATTAATACATAAAAGGGAAAATACCATTACTAAAACTATAGCTGAACTTACTATCTTTTTCAAATTTCTCATTAATTTATCCTCCTTAATTATATTAGATTAGATTTTATAGTAAAACATGGAATAAAAAAAGACTGTTATACTGTTCAGAAAAATGTTAGAATTAATTCTTTACAACATATATAATTATAAGAAAAAGTAGCGAAATATGGCTGAGGAGTTAGCTGTGAATATATGATAAAGAAAACATTCAAAGGGTTAGTACTATTCAGATGACAATCAAAATACTATAGCCTTTTACAATTAACATTAAACAAATTATTATCATAACTCAATTGTTTATAGCATATTATACAAAATTATAGCAAGTGTACAGTCAATATTAAGATTAATGTTTATATTCCTTAATCCCTCGAGTGTACTTTTTTTATTTGCATGATTCAGTATATTTACGTTTTTATGGCATAAATGGTAGAATATAATTAATATATTTACGTTTACATGTACGAAATAATGGATGTTTGATCTATATTTATGGTTCTCTTGTACTTAATGATTATAAACTTGGCAAAGCTATCATACATAGTATGCAATTGGTAATTTTTATGTCATGCAGTAGGAAGGAGTATAAGTATATGTTTTATGACCTGTTAAGAACCAGAAGAAGTATAAGGAAATTTTCTGATAAAGAAGTGGAAAAAGAGAAGATTGATACAATTCTAAGGAGTGCGTTGCTGTCTCCGTCGTCAAGATCAAGAAGACCTTGGGAATTCATTGTTGTCACTGACAAGGAATTACTGCTGAAGCTCTCTCAATGCAGGGAGCATAGCTCATTTTTTTTAGCAGGGGCTCCACTAGGGATAGTTGTGATTGCTGATCCGGAGGCAAGTGACGTCTGGATAGAGGACGCGTCCTTATCTTCTATCATCATTCAGCTGTCCGCTCAATCACAGGGGCTGGGTTCATGCTGGA comes from Clostridia bacterium and encodes:
- the ftsW gene encoding putative lipid II flippase FtsW: MKSKKPFDFWIFMTVIILLALGTIMVFSASAPSAYNYENDAYYFLKKQLFVLPPGLFAMFFMMNFDYRKLGKLSPIILVTCIIFILLVPLPGVGMTINGARRWINLRFTSFQPSEFAKLAVILFFSYSLSKRKDQLQSFFKGLLPYLFLIGVFAAMLLLLQKHLSGTLVIVMIACVILFSAGAKISHFVMLTVPAVCGVAVAIIIEPFRMQRLYAFLDPFKYKQDEGWQAINSLYAIGSGGLFGKGLGKSMQKYLYLPEPHNDFILSVLAEELGFIGVVVVLTLFLIFIWRGIKVSINAPDVFGSLTAIGITSLIAVQVIINVAVVTSSMPTTGMPLPFFSYGGTNLLFFMCEVGILLNISRYANYERI
- the murG gene encoding undecaprenyldiphospho-muramoylpentapeptide beta-N-acetylglucosaminyltransferase, producing MKVLIAGGGTAGHINPGIAIAKYIKQKNPDADIVFVGTQKGLETKLVPREGFELRLITVRGFRRKLSSDTFLAVKELFQGIFEARRIIKGYKPDIVIGTGGYVCGPVVFNASRMKIPTLIHEQNAYPGVTNRILSRFADAVAISFKESKEFFKKAKMLVLTGNPVRSEMLEADRIKARKKLDIALEQPTVVIMGGSRGAEKINESVVEMAVKYLGDEDYKIIFATGEAQYEKIKAKMGDKIPKSIELVPYIYDMANVMAAADLVICRAGAITTSELTVMGIPSILVPSPYVTANHQEHNARALEEQGASVVILEKDLNGNILYNQMISLLKDKEQLAKMSRNSKKTGISNATEKIYSMLSEIIKKKI
- a CDS encoding discoidin domain-containing protein, whose protein sequence is MRNLKKIVSSAIVLVMVFSLLCINAYAYDANDLTNSAYAHYASSTIGGAANHASDNDYTLFVADPASGGWWHSNAGQSQWIAIDFGATNSKKISKLNLLSGAPGYGGNLKDFKLQASNDSTNGENGTWVDIYSKTNNTDQVNTWQTFEFNAPSTAYRFYRIYVTATWNYNYVIITEWEMMESQIQTPNAPTNLTAVGSNSKVDLSWTASTGATSYNIKRSLSASGQFTTIGTSTTTNYTDTTVTNDTTYYYVVTAVNSGGESPNSNVISVTPTNKGNRAILVITMTNGIVKEYDMSAAEIDAFLNWYDNKENGVAGTKSYFPIKKNYNVKPFLNRIDYIIFSKIQDFEIKDYNA
- a CDS encoding nitroreductase family protein — translated: MFYDLLRTRRSIRKFSDKEVEKEKIDTILRSALLSPSSRSRRPWEFIVVTDKELLLKLSQCREHSSFFLAGAPLGIVVIADPEASDVWIEDASLSSIIIQLSAQSQGLGSCWIQVRQRLHNNKIVEDYIKEILRIPEKYSVENIIAIGYPGEIKEPYDEKELLYDKIHFNRY